ATCCGTTCTTATGGGCTTATCAATATTTTCAACATTAGGCACTACTATATAAGCTAAACCTCCTTTTGCTAAGCTTTTCTGAATTTGTTCAAGAACAAATACTGGTCTTTTTACATGTTCTAAAGTATGTCTAAAAATTATTAAATCATATTTCTTATTAAGAAATTTATTCCAGTTTTCATCTATATCTTTATCTATTACTTCAGCACCAAGTTTATTTTTTAAAAATTCTTGTGATGGCTTCCATTGTTCTATTGCAGTTGCTTCAATATTTTCAAACTTCTGCTGAAGGAATTCGGTGCCCCATCCTTGACCAGCCCCAATATCTAAAAGTCTCAATGATTTTCTTTGAAGAAAAAAGGGTTCTATTCTTTCCCACATCTTTCTCCATTTTTTAAATTTGTAGTTTTCATCTTTTAAATCTATAGGATCTTTTTGAAATTTTTTTGGATACCAAATCTCATTAACAGTTTTATAATCTTCATCAGATAGGCGAGGCCATACAGTTACATGTCCACATGTTTTGCAAATTGCAATTGGCATTGATAATTCGCCAATAAGAGAATGCCTCATATCTGTTACTTTTTCAAAATTCAAGGAATCACAAATTTCACATCTTACTTTTATTAGAGTTTTAGTTCTCTTCATGCTTATATACGTAATTTATTGAATACTCATTTTTAAAGTATATTTAATTAATGATATGCATTAGTTTATTATGAAGATTAATAATGCCTTTGCGTGAACTTTTGCGAGATTTAGCTAAATCTTCAACTATAAAAAAATATCAATCTAATAAATGGAGACGAGAGAATCTCACTAATTTATCACTATGAATAAGGGAAAAAGGGGAGCCAAGGAGATTGGAACTTCTCTACCAATGCTTGCCATGCAGATCACTACAAAACTATAGCTGGATTTTTGCAATTGTCTTAGTTTATTAGCTCGCAGAGATAAAAATACCGTAATTATTTATTTTTTGAATTTTTTTATTTTTTACTATGCAATTAAAAGAAAACACTGCTTTAAAAGCTTTTTTTTGGATTAAATTAAATTCTAAAGATAGTCAATCTTAAATAATAAAAAGTAAGTTTAATATCCTATATCCTATTGTTTAGTTGCTAATACAAATAAACTTCCTTTATCTCTATACCTCCATCTGTTAAATAAATTTTTAGGAAACTTTGCCCACCACCATGTATTAGTTTCATTTATATGTATTACCTTGAACCCGAATTGAGTTAATTTTTTAGTCAGCGTATCCCGATTCCACGAACGAACGTGTTGCCATCTATGGAATAGGGTCCCATTAATAGGGTTGCAAATAAGACCTTTAGTAAGATCTTCATTATTAGGTGTTGTAAAAAGTATTAAACCTTTCTCAGATAATAGATTCTTTGCAGATTTTAAAAGTTTTGATAAATTTTTATCATATAAATGTTCTATAACTTCGCAACAGAAAATAAAATCTACTTCATTTTGAATTTTCTTCATCTCTATTTTATTACTAGCCAAAACTGCTTTAGAAAAAAGAGGATGGTTTGTAAAAGTTTTATTTATTTTTTTAATTGATTTGTCAGAAGTATCTACGCCGTATATTGAGGAGTTTTTAAAATTATTGTTGGCTACTTCAAGAATTGATTCAATCAATCCACCATCACCACATCCAAGATCTAAAATTATTTTTGCATCTTTTAAATATCTAGAATATTTTTTTATGAGATCTTTCCCAAAATTACGAGACCAATAATTTTCAGGAAATCTTGATTCATAATTCCAAAAAATTTTTATTTGTTCGTCGGTCCAAATATGTTTTTTGTACAAAGTTAATCACCTCTATTAATTAGCATTCTAATTCTATGGTTGTTAAATCAATCTTAAAAATTATGGTTAAAGAAATATTTTTAAATTTAACTTAATGCTATATCCTTTTGTAAATTTAAAATATTTTTTATATTAACCTAAATACTATACTTTTATCTTATAAAAAATTTTAAAGTCGTAATTTATTTAAGTTTTTGAAAAAGATTTTTTATTATTAATGAGTATCCTTCCTTAGATAAGTGATTACTATCCATATAAATATTTTTTCCTAATGATTGTACTTCACATTTTTTAAGCTTCTCATTACAAAAATCATTAAAACTATCATATACAAAAACGTTAGAAGTTAAATCTGAATATTTCATCAACTCCTTGTAAAAGAAATTTCTTGTCTTTTTTGCTTCTACCATAGATATACCCTCATAACAGAAGCTGGGAATTCTTGATCTAAACCATTCTTTTGTACAAATTGATATGGGATTACTTTTAGTATTTATTTCTGGCGGTGGAAGTAAAATATAAATGTTATTTTTAGAATTTTCTTTTGCAAATTTAATTAATTTAGCTATCCAAGATGCGATAACCTCTTCGTTTTTTATGATCTTTGAATAATCTTCATTCCAAAAAACATTTGGAAATAATAGTCCATCCGCTGAATAACTTGGATAAAAATAAATAGGGGTTCTCATTGAAATTATTATATTTTGCATTTTTGATTTATTTCTTGTTGAATTCAATTCTGAAAAAACCTTTTCAGTCAAAATATTATTATTTCTGTTATTTTGCTCCTTACTGATTAGATAAGGATTTGAATAATTTACTCTTGGATAGGCAGTTCTATCTACATATGCCAAACGTATTTGTTTTCTGGAATCACATTCTAATAAAGCTTTATACAACTTATATGCATGACTATCTCCCAGAATAATTAAATTACGAAATGATGAAGAAATTGAACTACAATAATTACTAATTTTGCTTTCCGAATTAGCTTGTATGTTCTTCCCTAAATAAATCTTTTTCAAAAAATTTCTACCAAATACAAAGCTTATTCCTGCAGAAATTAACATTAAAATTATTCCAAGAAAGATAGATACTGTTTTTCTTAGTGTGATTTTTCTAAAAGGTAATTCAACAAATTTATGAGATAGTACACTAATTAAAATTATTAAAAGTAAAATTGGAAATATATTTTTACTTGAAACACCAATAGTCCACTTGCTTAAACTAAGAATTCCCCAATGCCAAAGGTATAAAGAGTATGAAATTAATCCTATATACATTACCTTCTTATTTGTAAGTAATTTGTATAAATAGTTTTTCTCCTGTAAAGAAGCGATAAAAACTACCGTTAATAAAACCGCAGCAATGTTGGGTAAACCAGAATTTTGCGCTGGAATAAACATTATCAAAATAATAAGCAGGAATATTAATAAAGAAGGAATTCTCTTTAATATAATTTGAATGTGATTATTATTTTTGGAACCTAAGAAAATTAGACAGCCCGCAGCAATTTCCCAGAAACGACTTGTTATAAGAAAATATGCCGCTGGCTGATTATTACCATAAAGATAAATAAAGGACAAAAGTGAGAGGATTCCCATTGAAGATAATAAAATCATAAAGTTTCTATTACCTTTTTTTACATTTCTAGAAAATCCTGAAAACCAAGCTAAAAGTGGGTAAATAAAGTAAAATTGTTCTTCTATGCCAAGTGACCAAGTCTGAGTAAATGGATTCAACTCAGTTCCTGATGAAAAATAATCAGTTGCGTTTTGATAAAGATATATATTAGAAAGTCCAAATGAAGCACCTAAAGCAGTTTTCAAATAAACAGATGGTTGAGGACAAAATAAGCATACCCCTATTACGGCAACTACTAAAAATACTGTTAGTGCAGGAGTGATTCTTTTAAGTCTTCTTGAGTAAAAATCGCTCAAGAAATCGCCTATGTTTTTACTTAATTTCCCTGATATTGAGGTTGTAATTACATATCCTGATATTACAAAAAATATATCAACTCCTAAATATCCGTTTGGGAGGAGATCTTTATTAAAGTGATTCAAAATAACACAAATGACTGCAAAAGCTCTAATACCTTCGATCTCTGGTCTATATTTTTTTTTACTGATTGTTATATTTTTTATATTAGAGTCTCTCAATTAATTTAAATAATCTTTAATAAATATACTATTCAAACTAGAAGTAAATATAACTGTAAAAAAATACTTCTTTCATTTCAAAATTCTTTTGGATTTGATAGTTTCAGTATTTTGTTCAAAATCTACGCACCAAGTCAACACTACAAATATTAATGGATGAACCAGACTTAAGATATTTTGCAATCTATTTTGTATCAGCTACGTTCTTGAAGAAATCACAGTAAGTCATTAATTTTGATTCGGTTTCAACTTTAAGATTTAAATCATTAATTGCTTTAGAATAGCTCCAGAAACCATGCTACAACTTGTAAATCTCTAGGTGAATTTTAGGGTGCCTATTTCAATAATCAAACGATATAAAGTACTATAGGAATTAAGGACGTTACGAAAGGAATCTTTAGATTGATTGTTATGACTGACGTTTGGAGATTTGGGGCCATAGCTCAGCTGGTAGAGCACCTGCATGGCATGCAGGGGGTCTGCGGTTCAAATCCGCATGGCTCCACTTAACTTTTTCTTTCATACCAAGAGTTTTCAGACGGCGTTTAGTAATAACATAACTTTTTTACGTAATTGTCCAAGATTGTTTAAATAATTCCTCATCCTAAAATGCACTTACTATTTTTCTCTAATCCTTCGATTTCATTAGATAATGCTTTAAAAGATTAGAGGAATTTGCTAATGAAAAATATGAAAGTGTTCTATTGGAATATAGGCTTATTATTAGTATTAATTTATATTCCTCTATTCCTTTATAGTTTTCAGCAAAAATTACAAGCAATTTACCCTACTAACAATTTCAAAAAAGAAGTAGTTTTAAAAAAAATCTTAGCTGTAAAATCAGGATATTATCCTACTTATTACCCAACTAATTTATTATCTCTTAATAAAAGCATAGATATTTATCCAATTGGAAGTTATCCATATACTTCTTCCTACATGTGTGACGAAGGTTATGGTTTGATTACATATAGATCTGATAGGTTTGGTCTTAGAAATTCTGATAAAAAATGGTCAAAGATTAATCAAAATAAGAACATTTTCATAATTGGTGATTCTCTTGTTCAAGGGCAATGCGTACCAAAAAATTCAACAATAACATCTAACATAGAAAACTTAACGGGAGAAAATACTTTAAATCTTGGTATGGGAGGTAATACTCCCTATGAATATATGGCTTCTCTCAAATCTATAGTCAAACCTATTATTAAAAATTCAACCCATCAAAATATTGTAATTATTCTATTTTTTGCTAATGACAATATTTTAATAAACCGTAAGAAGGAATCATTACTTAATTCAGTTAATTCAATAGTAAAGTCCTCAATAACGTCAGGCATTAATCCTACTAATAAGTACAAAGATAGTTTTAAAAGCTTTATAAAAAATAATTACCCGCACGACTCTCAAGAGGCAATCATTTCAAGAATTCAAATCAAAAAAGAGAATCCAATGAGTAAATTATCATTATATTCATCAATTTTAACCTTATATCCTATTAGAATTACAAGGGCTGCTTTAAAAACAAATGTTGCCCAAGATAATCCTTCTATTAATACTATTAAATTATTAGCAGAAATTTGCAGTAATCCTTGTAAGCCTTTTGTTGGTTATATTCCCAATAATGATTTTTATGATCCACATCCTTTATCTATAAAATATAAAACAACATTAGAAGAAATTTCCAAAAACTTAGCTATCCCTTTTATTGATGGTACAACTGTTATAAATAAAGATAATCAATCTAACTTTGCACCTGAAGGAAGGCATTTGTCTATAGAGGGTTATAAGAAAATATCAGAATTGATATATCTCAAAATAGATAGTCTTGATTCTTAATCCAATAATCTTTGTTTTGTGAGTCTTCTTTATTTTGCGCCTTAAATTTTGAAGAGAAATCATTTATTTCTTAATTTTCTTAGAAAAGTTAGAATTAGAAAATTAATTTTGAAAGCAATTTGCTGTGAACAATCATCTTACTCAAATCACAAATGTTCTTGTTATTGGTTGTGGAGGGGCTGGTTTAAGATCAGCTATTGAAATCAAAAAATCTGGTCTTGATGTATGTATTCTTGGGAAAAGACCAAAGACTGATGCTCATACCGTTTTAGCTGCAGGCGGCATTAATGCTGCTTTAGGTAATTTAGATAAAGCAGACTCATGGGAACAACATTTTATTGATACTTACTTAGAAGGTTATGGCATAGGGGATCCTTTGAAGGTTCAAATAATGGCTAAAGAATCCCCTTGTTTAGTTAAAGAGATAGATAAATGGGGAGCAGATTTCGCAAAATTAAAAAACGGTGAACTTGATCAAAGATTTTTTGGAGCCCATAAATATCGTAGAACTTGTTATTCAGGTGATTTTACTGGATTATCGATTTTAAAAACACTTTTAAAAAAAGCGGATGAGTTACATATCCCAATTTATGATAATCAATATGTCACAGAATTACTAATTAAAGAAAATACTTGTTTTGGAGCAATGTCCTTTAATATGTCTTCTTCAGAGAGAACTGTCCACTTGGCTGATGCAGTTATTTTATGTACAGGGGGACATACAAGATTATGGAAAAAAAGTTCATCTAGAAAAAATGAAAATACTGGGGATGGATATTATTTAGCTCTTAAAGCAGGATGTCAATTAATAGATATGGAAATGGTACAGTTCCATCCCTCTGGGATGGTGTTACCTGAAGAAATTGAAGGCACTTTAGTTACTGAAGCTGTAAGAGGTGAGGGTGGAATGTTAATTAATAATAAAGGGGAAAGATTTATGAAAAATTATGATCCCCAAAGAATGGAATTATCTACTAGAGATAAAGTAGCAATTGCTAACTATACAGAAATAATTGAAGGCCGAGGAACAAAGAATGGAGCTGTTTTTCTTGATATTAGCCATAAAAGTAAAGATTTCATTATTGAGAAACTACCAAGTATATATAGACAATTTCTTGAAGCTCAAATGCTTGATATATCAAAATCTCCAATGGAAGTTGCTCCTACTGCGCACTATTCTATGGGTGGAATCTTAGTTAATCCTGAGGATTTATCTACTTCTGTAGATGGCCTTTTTGCCGCGGGAGAGGTAGCAGGAGGACTTCATGGAGCTAATCGTTTAGGTGGAAATTCTTTGGCAGAAATACTTATTTTTGGAAAACGTGCTGGTAACGCATCTTCAAAATATTCAAACAAAATAGATCGACAGTTAAGATCTAATGAAACTATTAGCCTTGCTCATGAAAACATTAATAAGTTTATTAAAAATGGAGATGAACTAGTCAGGCCTCTGCAACACGAATTACGGTTAATAATGTGGAAGTATTGTGGTGTCATTAAAAGCGAAACTTCACTTTTAGAAGGGCTGTCAAAAATTGAAATAATCAAAAACAAATTAAATAATATTGATATAAGAATAGATAAATATAATTGCGAAGATCTAAGTTTGATTTTTGATTTGCAATCTTCTTTATTAAGCGCAAAAGCGACAATAATTTCAGCACTCAAAAGAAATGAAAGTAGAGGAGCTCACCAAAGAAGTGATTTCCCAAAACTTGACCCTTTATGTCAATTTAATTGTTTAGTTAGTATGGATAAAAATAGTAATTTAAGAATTTCTAAATTACCTCTAAAAGAGTTAAAGGGGAACTTAAAAACAATTATTGTAAATGCAAAAAGAGATGAAGACATTAAGCATAAATTGCTTGAGTAATTAGACTTTTCTCCATACTGCTAATAATTTACCCTGAAACACAACTTCGTTTAAATTTAACTCTATGGGTTCATAAGCTGGATTAGCCGCTTCTAAGTAAATTTTTTGTCCTTTTTTTATAAAATATTTTAAGGTCGTACCAAGCCCTGGAACCATCGCACTGACAATCATCCCATTTCTAAGCGAATAAGAATCTTTGATAGGTTCCATCAAAACCATATCTCCATGAGCGATAAAAGCATCTATCATTGAATCTCCATTTACTGTTAAGGCGAAAACATCCTTTTTTTGTAGAACATCAGATAAATCCAAATTTTCATTAATATCAGAATAAGTTTCAATTAAACCTCCTGCAGCAACGGAACCCATAATTGGAACTACCCCAGTGATTTCTTCTACTATTTGCATAGTTCTAGCTTTACCTTCTTGCCATGATATGTATCCTTTTTCTTGTAAATGTTTTAAACGACTTTGTATTGGAGCAGGAGATTTAAGACCCATAGCTTGCATCATTTGCCTAATCGAAGGACTATGTTGAAAGTCCCTCATATAGTTCTTAATCCATGTATAAAGCTCATTCTGGGCATCAGTAAGATTATTCCCTTCAAAAGTTGGCATAAAAACATTTGTACTCTAATACATTTGTACCTCTTTGAAAGGCAAATGGCAATCTTTTCATAAAAGAAGGCATGACAGAAGTGCTTGTTGAGCATGCATTCTATTTTCTGCTTGTTCAAAGATTCTACTTTTTTTACTTTCAATTACTTCATCAGTTATTTCTTTATCTCTATAGGCAGGCAGACAATGAAGAATAATTGCATCTTTGTCAGCATTTAGTACTAAATTCTTATCAATCGTAAATCCAAGAAAGTCTTTATCTTTCTCTTGTTGTTGATTTTCTTCCCCCATAGATGACCAAACATCTGTATATAACACATTTGCCCCTTGTACTGCAGTGACAGGATCATTAGTGATTTTTAATAAACTTTTATTCTTATATATTTTTAGGGCTCTATTGATTAGCAAATTATTTGGTTCATAACCTTTAGGGCATGCAATTCTAACTTCAATTCCTAATAAAGCTCCAAACAAAATGAGAGAGTTAGCTACGTTATTACCATCGCCTATAAACGTTAAAACAACATTTTCAAAATCAATAAATTCCTCTTTAATCGTCATGAAATCTGCCAATGCTTGGCAAGGATGCTCTAAATCTGTAAGGGCGTTGATAACTGGCTTGGAAGACCATTTCGCATACTCTTCCAAATCAGATTGTTTAAACGTTCTGATCGCAAGAACATCGCAATATCTACTTAACACTCTTGCTGTATCCCTAATTGGCTCGCCCCTTCCAATTTGGGAAGTAGTTGGATTTAGATCAATTGTTGTGCCCCCAAGTCTTGACATTGCCACCTGAAAACTGACCCTCGTACGAGTAGAGGACTTATCAAAAATTAATCCTAGAACTTTATTTTTCAGCTCGATAGTGAAATCTTGATTTTTAAAATTTTTAGCGATCTCTAAGATATGAAAAAGCTCTTCAACTGAAATATCCAAGCTTGATAAAAAATTTTTACTTGCAAGCTTGGTGGGATTTAGCATCTGACTTTTATGAAAACCTAAATTGTACTATGCAGGCATTTTACTTTCTGCCAAAAGAGTTTTAAGGTCCTCCCCTTCTATAACTTCTTCTTGGAGAATTTTTTGAGAAATAGATTCAAGAAGAGGTAAATTATTCCTCAAAATATTAAGTGCAGTTTCATGAGCATCATCAACTAAATCTCTAACCTCTTTGTCGATTGCCTGAGCAGTAGCATCACTTACAGATCTTCTAGGATTATTTCCATTACCTAAAAACTGACCTCCACCTTGTTTATCGTATGCAAGTGGTCCAAGAATATCACTCATCCCAAAGGTACCAACCATTTGTTCCGCTATGTCGGTTGCTCTTTGTAAATCATTTGAAGCTCCGGTAGTAATCTTGCCAAAGACAACCTCTTCTGCAGATCTTCCTCCAAGGAGTGTAGCAATTTGACCTTTTAATTCCTCTTTAGAGTTCAAAAATCTTTCTTCTGTTGGCAATTGAAGAGTATAACCAAGTGCACTCATACCTCTAGGTACAATTGAAATCTTTGCAACTTTTGAGCCGCCAGGCATAAGATGGCCAACTATTGCATGACCGACTTCGTGATAGGCGACTACTTTCTTTTCATCATCTTGCAAAACACGACTTTTCTTTTCCAAACCAGCAACAACTCTTTCTATCGCTTCACTTAAGTCTTGTTGTTCAACACTTTTTCTTTTTGCTCTGGCCGCAAGTAAAGCAGCTTCATTTACCATGTTAGCCAAATCAGCACCTGCGAATCCACTAGTAGCTTGTGCAATAGTATCTAAGTCTATTGAATCTGCAAGTTTTACTTTTTTTGTATAGATCTCTAATATAGTTTTCCTGCCTGATAAATCTGGTCTGTCGACTAATACTTGTCTATCAAATCTTCCTGGCCTTAAAAGTGCCGCGTCAAGAACTTCGGGCTGGTTAGTAGCAGCAAGCACTATAACTGGCTTATCAGTTGATGCGAATCCATCCATTTCGGTAAGGAGCTGATTTAAAGTTTGTTCTCTTTCATCATTACCACCAACTACTCCCATTGATCCTGAACGGCTTTTACCTATAGCATCTAATTCATCAATAAAAATAATACAGGGAGCTTTTTTCTTGGCTTGTTCAAATAAATCCCTAACTCTTGCTGCTCCAGCACCAACAAAAAGTTCAACAAATTCAGAACCTGAAATAATGAAAAAAGGAACTTCTGCTTCACCCGCAACAGCCTTAGAAAGAAGAGTTTTTCCTGTCCCTGGCGGTCCTACAAGAAGAACACCTTTAGGTATTCGAGCTCCTATATCAGTATATCTTTCTGGTTTTTTTAAAAAATCAACTATTTCTGTCAGTTCGTCCTTAGCTTCATCAACTCCAGCTACATCCGCAAAGGTCACTTTTGATTCGTCATCGGGTACATAAACTTTAGCTTTACTTTTAGTAAAACTAAGAGCTCCTTGAGCACCTCCGCCTCCCATACTTCTTCTAGCAAAGAATTGTAAAACAAGAATGAAAATCAAAGGAGGAACTACCCAGCTCAAAATGGTTGAAAAGAAATTAGGCTTTTTAGGGGGAGCAGCAGCGAATTCAACCCCTTTACTTTCTAACCTTTGAGGAAGGTCCATATCAAAAATTGGGGTTGTAGCCAATACCGAAGGAGCTCCCTCTTCTGCACCGTTTAATTCATACCTTATTTGTTCTTGCGTAATATATGCTCTTTTTACTTCCCCATCATTTACTTGGTCAATAAAGAGTGAGTATGGCACCCTTGGTATCTGCATATTTTGATTTGGGAAAAGACTACTAAATAGAAGCAATGATCCAACTCCTATCAAAATGATATTTACGATTCCAAATTTTCTATTGGGTTGATTATCGTCTTGTCTTATCGGCATAGTTATGTTCGATTTGAATTCATTATAAACTAAACGAAATGATTCCGTATCTGTATTATTTTTTTTGGGTAAGAACCGTACGGTACTTTAACCCATATACAGTATTAGTGAAAATTAATTTTTTAAGGCACTTTTAACACATATATCATTGCCAATCAATCTAATCTGAGAATCGCTTAATTTAATAATTTCATTCATTTCTCTAAACTCTAAATCTCCAAAGGGACTCATACTACTTTTTCCTCCTAAAATTTTTGGAGCAATAAAAGTAATAATTTCTTGAATACAATTTGATTTAATAGCGGCGGTGGCCAATCTAGGGCCACATTCCCACAAAACTTTATTACATCCTCTTTTAGCTAGTATTTTTGAAATCAACTCTGGATCATCTGATGATACCTTTTCAATCTCCACGCATTTGGGAATCCTTTTGAGATAGTTTTCATTTGCTGTGGAAGAATCATAAATAACTATAGTTTTTGCCTGAGTACAATCCCAGAGATTAGATTTTGAAGGGAGATCTAAACTTTTTGTAAAAATAACTCGCAAAGGCTCAGGATGCTTTAAACCTCTAGTAGTCAAAATAGGGTTATCTTTTCTTAATGTGTTTCCACCAATTATTATTGCATCAAATTCTGCTCTAAAAGAGTGTACTAAAGACCTTGATTCTTCACTAGTAATCCATTTACTTTTGCCATTTTCTAAAGCTATTCTTCCATCAATACTCATTGCCCATTTAAAAACACCAAAGGCCTTTTTAGTAATATTCCTATAAAAAAAAGCATTATTTAATTCTAGGGATTCTTTTTCACATAATCCTAAGTGAACTTGAATTCCAGCTTCTTTGAGC
This window of the Prochlorococcus sp. MIT 1314 genome carries:
- a CDS encoding class I SAM-dependent methyltransferase, translating into MKRTKTLIKVRCEICDSLNFEKVTDMRHSLIGELSMPIAICKTCGHVTVWPRLSDEDYKTVNEIWYPKKFQKDPIDLKDENYKFKKWRKMWERIEPFFLQRKSLRLLDIGAGQGWGTEFLQQKFENIEATAIEQWKPSQEFLKNKLGAEVIDKDIDENWNKFLNKKYDLIIFRHTLEHVKRPVFVLEQIQKSLAKGGLAYIVVPNVENIDKPIRTDYFRPVHLHYFSPDTFISLLSKCGLSPIANGFENEIWGLFESQEKKFIKVSNYLKQKKLINKALRKYKLIDEYNILKIRLKNLFKKIV
- a CDS encoding class I SAM-dependent methyltransferase; its protein translation is MYKKHIWTDEQIKIFWNYESRFPENYWSRNFGKDLIKKYSRYLKDAKIILDLGCGDGGLIESILEVANNNFKNSSIYGVDTSDKSIKKINKTFTNHPLFSKAVLASNKIEMKKIQNEVDFIFCCEVIEHLYDKNLSKLLKSAKNLLSEKGLILFTTPNNEDLTKGLICNPINGTLFHRWQHVRSWNRDTLTKKLTQFGFKVIHINETNTWWWAKFPKNLFNRWRYRDKGSLFVLATKQ
- a CDS encoding acyltransferase family protein, yielding MRDSNIKNITISKKKYRPEIEGIRAFAVICVILNHFNKDLLPNGYLGVDIFFVISGYVITTSISGKLSKNIGDFLSDFYSRRLKRITPALTVFLVVAVIGVCLFCPQPSVYLKTALGASFGLSNIYLYQNATDYFSSGTELNPFTQTWSLGIEEQFYFIYPLLAWFSGFSRNVKKGNRNFMILLSSMGILSLLSFIYLYGNNQPAAYFLITSRFWEIAAGCLIFLGSKNNNHIQIILKRIPSLLIFLLIILIMFIPAQNSGLPNIAAVLLTVVFIASLQEKNYLYKLLTNKKVMYIGLISYSLYLWHWGILSLSKWTIGVSSKNIFPILLLIILISVLSHKFVELPFRKITLRKTVSIFLGIILMLISAGISFVFGRNFLKKIYLGKNIQANSESKISNYCSSISSSFRNLIILGDSHAYKLYKALLECDSRKQIRLAYVDRTAYPRVNYSNPYLISKEQNNRNNNILTEKVFSELNSTRNKSKMQNIIISMRTPIYFYPSYSADGLLFPNVFWNEDYSKIIKNEEVIASWIAKLIKFAKENSKNNIYILLPPPEINTKSNPISICTKEWFRSRIPSFCYEGISMVEAKKTRNFFYKELMKYSDLTSNVFVYDSFNDFCNEKLKKCEVQSLGKNIYMDSNHLSKEGYSLIIKNLFQKLK
- a CDS encoding FAD-dependent oxidoreductase is translated as MNNHLTQITNVLVIGCGGAGLRSAIEIKKSGLDVCILGKRPKTDAHTVLAAGGINAALGNLDKADSWEQHFIDTYLEGYGIGDPLKVQIMAKESPCLVKEIDKWGADFAKLKNGELDQRFFGAHKYRRTCYSGDFTGLSILKTLLKKADELHIPIYDNQYVTELLIKENTCFGAMSFNMSSSERTVHLADAVILCTGGHTRLWKKSSSRKNENTGDGYYLALKAGCQLIDMEMVQFHPSGMVLPEEIEGTLVTEAVRGEGGMLINNKGERFMKNYDPQRMELSTRDKVAIANYTEIIEGRGTKNGAVFLDISHKSKDFIIEKLPSIYRQFLEAQMLDISKSPMEVAPTAHYSMGGILVNPEDLSTSVDGLFAAGEVAGGLHGANRLGGNSLAEILIFGKRAGNASSKYSNKIDRQLRSNETISLAHENINKFIKNGDELVRPLQHELRLIMWKYCGVIKSETSLLEGLSKIEIIKNKLNNIDIRIDKYNCEDLSLIFDLQSSLLSAKATIISALKRNESRGAHQRSDFPKLDPLCQFNCLVSMDKNSNLRISKLPLKELKGNLKTIIVNAKRDEDIKHKLLE
- the lexA gene encoding transcriptional repressor LexA — translated: MPTFEGNNLTDAQNELYTWIKNYMRDFQHSPSIRQMMQAMGLKSPAPIQSRLKHLQEKGYISWQEGKARTMQIVEEITGVVPIMGSVAAGGLIETYSDINENLDLSDVLQKKDVFALTVNGDSMIDAFIAHGDMVLMEPIKDSYSLRNGMIVSAMVPGLGTTLKYFIKKGQKIYLEAANPAYEPIELNLNEVVFQGKLLAVWRKV
- the argF gene encoding ornithine carbamoyltransferase, with product MLNPTKLASKNFLSSLDISVEELFHILEIAKNFKNQDFTIELKNKVLGLIFDKSSTRTRVSFQVAMSRLGGTTIDLNPTTSQIGRGEPIRDTARVLSRYCDVLAIRTFKQSDLEEYAKWSSKPVINALTDLEHPCQALADFMTIKEEFIDFENVVLTFIGDGNNVANSLILFGALLGIEVRIACPKGYEPNNLLINRALKIYKNKSLLKITNDPVTAVQGANVLYTDVWSSMGEENQQQEKDKDFLGFTIDKNLVLNADKDAIILHCLPAYRDKEITDEVIESKKSRIFEQAENRMHAQQALLSCLLL
- the ftsH gene encoding ATP-dependent zinc metalloprotease FtsH — protein: MPIRQDDNQPNRKFGIVNIILIGVGSLLLFSSLFPNQNMQIPRVPYSLFIDQVNDGEVKRAYITQEQIRYELNGAEEGAPSVLATTPIFDMDLPQRLESKGVEFAAAPPKKPNFFSTILSWVVPPLIFILVLQFFARRSMGGGGAQGALSFTKSKAKVYVPDDESKVTFADVAGVDEAKDELTEIVDFLKKPERYTDIGARIPKGVLLVGPPGTGKTLLSKAVAGEAEVPFFIISGSEFVELFVGAGAARVRDLFEQAKKKAPCIIFIDELDAIGKSRSGSMGVVGGNDEREQTLNQLLTEMDGFASTDKPVIVLAATNQPEVLDAALLRPGRFDRQVLVDRPDLSGRKTILEIYTKKVKLADSIDLDTIAQATSGFAGADLANMVNEAALLAARAKRKSVEQQDLSEAIERVVAGLEKKSRVLQDDEKKVVAYHEVGHAIVGHLMPGGSKVAKISIVPRGMSALGYTLQLPTEERFLNSKEELKGQIATLLGGRSAEEVVFGKITTGASNDLQRATDIAEQMVGTFGMSDILGPLAYDKQGGGQFLGNGNNPRRSVSDATAQAIDKEVRDLVDDAHETALNILRNNLPLLESISQKILQEEVIEGEDLKTLLAESKMPA
- the ribD gene encoding bifunctional diaminohydroxyphosphoribosylaminopyrimidine deaminase/5-amino-6-(5-phosphoribosylamino)uracil reductase RibD — encoded protein: MPEKNVAHTQWMKRAILLASLGKNTTSPNPKVGAVILDKNGNLISEGFHYRAGMPHAEAMAFNNLKKDPQGGSMYVNLEPCCHQGKTPPCVDKVISSGIREVFISIQDPDKRVSGKGIKLLKEAGIQVHLGLCEKESLELNNAFFYRNITKKAFGVFKWAMSIDGRIALENGKSKWITSEESRSLVHSFRAEFDAIIIGGNTLRKDNPILTTRGLKHPEPLRVIFTKSLDLPSKSNLWDCTQAKTIVIYDSSTANENYLKRIPKCVEIEKVSSDDPELISKILAKRGCNKVLWECGPRLATAAIKSNCIQEIITFIAPKILGGKSSMSPFGDLEFREMNEIIKLSDSQIRLIGNDICVKSALKN